From Microbaculum marinisediminis, the proteins below share one genomic window:
- a CDS encoding ABC transporter permease: MAAKRKPTSAIALAVYFWSIVAYLVFPIFVVIPLSFSSSDFLRFPPEQIGLRWYYEYFSDPVWIDATLLSLKVALASSLLATIVGTMAVVVLERQAFRLRGMVTAFVTAPIITPHIFIALGIFIMAIKLGFADNELTLIGAHATISLPFVVLIVGASIRQIDPTLERAARVLGAGPFRAFRAATLPSLLPAMVAAAVFSFFVSFDELIIAQFLMSSRETLPMRIWADLRLEISPTVAAVASLLIVATTVAMVGAELLRRRAASVQDG, translated from the coding sequence ATGGCAGCCAAGCGCAAACCGACGTCGGCGATCGCCCTGGCGGTCTATTTCTGGTCGATCGTTGCCTATCTCGTCTTTCCGATTTTCGTCGTCATCCCGCTCTCGTTCTCCAGCAGCGATTTCCTGCGCTTCCCGCCGGAACAGATCGGCCTGCGCTGGTACTACGAGTATTTCTCCGACCCGGTCTGGATCGACGCGACGCTGTTGTCGCTGAAGGTCGCGCTGGCCTCGTCCCTCCTCGCCACCATCGTCGGGACGATGGCCGTCGTCGTCCTCGAGCGGCAGGCCTTCCGGTTGCGCGGAATGGTGACGGCCTTTGTCACAGCCCCGATCATCACGCCCCACATCTTCATCGCGCTTGGCATCTTCATCATGGCGATCAAGCTCGGCTTCGCGGACAACGAGCTGACGCTGATAGGGGCGCATGCGACGATTTCCCTGCCCTTCGTCGTCCTGATCGTCGGGGCCTCGATACGCCAGATCGACCCGACGCTGGAACGTGCCGCCCGCGTGCTGGGCGCCGGCCCGTTCCGCGCGTTCCGGGCGGCAACGCTGCCGAGCCTCCTGCCCGCCATGGTCGCCGCCGCGGTCTTTTCGTTCTTCGTCTCCTTCGATGAACTGATCATCGCCCAGTTCCTGATGAGCAGCCGCGAAACGCTGCCGATGCGCATCTGGGCGGATCTGAGGCTCGAGATCAGCCCGACCGTAGCGGCGGTCGCGAGCCTTCTCATCGTCGCGACGACCGTCGCCATGGTCGGCGCGGAACTGCTGCGCCGTCGCGCCGCCTCGGTTCAGGACGGCTGA
- a CDS encoding ABC transporter substrate-binding protein, which translates to MKFKLGSAVFTLAACLAISPAAAEGLKVGITGTFTGPNATNGIPYRNAIETFPDTIGGMPVEWIVLDDGTDPTTATKNARKFVDEDKVDVLLGSTSSVTSAAIVDVANEAQTPMIALAPIRIPDDKRAWVFNLAQPVPIMVSAIIEDMNKKDLKTIAFIGYADGWGDLNWTALEQVAADNGIEVIGGERFNRTDTSVTAQVLKTIAAAPDAVFIGASGTAAALPHVTLRDQGFEGPIYHTHGTVTKKFIEAAGPAAEGALMPTGPMVAANDLPDANPIKAVSLDFISTYEGKWGEGSANPLGGYAWDAMLLVGAAAKVAAETAEPGTPEFRTAMRDALQSGAEVAGTNAIYTFTETDHYGVDERARVLVEVKGDGFRLAE; encoded by the coding sequence ATGAAATTCAAACTGGGAAGTGCAGTCTTCACCCTGGCCGCTTGCCTCGCGATTTCGCCGGCCGCCGCCGAAGGCCTGAAAGTCGGAATCACCGGGACCTTCACCGGTCCGAACGCGACCAACGGCATCCCCTACAGAAACGCCATCGAGACGTTCCCGGATACGATCGGCGGCATGCCGGTCGAATGGATCGTGCTCGATGACGGCACCGACCCGACGACCGCGACGAAGAACGCCCGCAAGTTCGTCGACGAGGACAAAGTCGACGTCCTTCTGGGCTCGACCTCCAGCGTGACGTCCGCCGCGATCGTCGACGTCGCCAACGAGGCGCAGACGCCGATGATCGCCCTCGCCCCGATCCGGATTCCCGACGACAAGCGGGCCTGGGTCTTCAACCTCGCCCAGCCGGTGCCGATCATGGTCTCGGCGATCATCGAGGACATGAACAAGAAGGACCTGAAGACCATCGCCTTCATCGGCTACGCCGATGGCTGGGGTGATCTGAACTGGACCGCCCTGGAACAGGTCGCGGCCGACAACGGCATCGAGGTGATCGGCGGCGAACGCTTCAACCGCACCGACACGTCCGTCACCGCCCAGGTCCTGAAGACCATCGCCGCGGCGCCCGACGCCGTCTTCATCGGCGCTTCCGGCACCGCGGCCGCGCTGCCCCACGTGACCCTGCGCGACCAGGGCTTCGAAGGGCCGATCTACCACACGCACGGAACGGTGACGAAGAAGTTCATCGAAGCCGCCGGCCCCGCGGCCGAGGGCGCGCTCATGCCCACCGGCCCGATGGTCGCGGCGAACGACCTGCCCGATGCCAACCCGATCAAGGCCGTCTCGCTCGACTTCATCTCGACCTATGAAGGCAAGTGGGGCGAGGGCTCGGCGAACCCGCTGGGCGGGTATGCCTGGGACGCCATGCTGCTGGTCGGCGCCGCCGCCAAGGTAGCCGCGGAAACAGCCGAGCCGGGCACCCCGGAGTTCCGCACGGCGATGCGCGACGCCCTGCAGAGCGGAGCCGAGGTCGCCGGAACGAACGCGATCTACACGTTCACCGAAACCGACCACTACGGCGTAGACGAGCGCGCGCGCGTCCTCGTCGAGGTCAAGGGCGACGGTTTCCGCCTGGCGGAATAG
- a CDS encoding class I adenylate-forming enzyme family protein, with protein MQHAAPNDRSGPAAAATLGAMVTAACALRGARPFLTDADLRLHGPGVETATRLAAGALQRLGVARGSHVCFIARPSVAHTVAWFGAVRCGAVVTSLHLMDTPDRLAGTIDWLGADLLLCDSEFADLANRICEAAARPPGVVLLDDPEGFPAAFADPVEPLDAADPDDPVAVVLSSGSTGRPKGVVHTHRTILASCAAGPEVYRDLDDSDSVLVVIGTSFGGWANVVPPFLASGARLHFQRRFDAAAFVDGLQSERITIAPLVPTMWRMVLGALSDSDDLSAVRLAFMSGEPPEGALVEQIQARVAARVTTAYLSTEGACACGVLVHEDAFAADDAPAGRVASAAKVRIADPEDPAKGDLGPGEVGEILLSGPSLATGYWKDPTLSAERFRDGWWRSGDTGYRNEAGSLRVVGRTDHLINSGGIKVQAEEIEAALMRHPAIRQAAVAGIPDPLWGSRIEAWVVLDDANVCPGDILGWCRENEVLHAAKLPKDIHPVDSLPTGPTGKLYRRALVGGPT; from the coding sequence ATGCAGCACGCCGCACCGAACGATCGCTCTGGGCCGGCCGCCGCCGCGACCCTGGGCGCGATGGTGACGGCGGCCTGCGCCCTGCGCGGCGCCCGCCCGTTCCTGACCGACGCCGATCTCCGGCTGCACGGGCCGGGCGTGGAGACGGCGACGCGCCTGGCGGCGGGGGCGCTGCAACGGCTCGGGGTCGCGCGCGGCAGTCACGTGTGTTTCATCGCGCGCCCGAGTGTCGCCCACACGGTCGCCTGGTTTGGCGCCGTCCGCTGCGGGGCCGTCGTAACCAGCCTGCACCTCATGGATACGCCGGATCGCCTGGCGGGAACGATCGACTGGCTGGGGGCCGACCTCCTGCTCTGCGACAGCGAGTTCGCCGATCTGGCGAACCGGATCTGCGAGGCGGCCGCCCGCCCGCCAGGGGTCGTCCTGCTCGATGACCCGGAAGGCTTTCCGGCCGCCTTCGCCGACCCCGTGGAGCCGCTGGACGCCGCCGACCCCGACGATCCGGTGGCCGTCGTCCTGTCGTCCGGGTCGACGGGGCGGCCCAAGGGCGTCGTCCATACCCACCGGACCATTCTCGCTTCCTGCGCCGCCGGACCGGAGGTCTATCGCGACCTCGACGACAGCGACAGCGTGCTCGTCGTCATCGGCACCTCCTTCGGCGGCTGGGCCAACGTGGTGCCGCCGTTTCTCGCATCGGGCGCCCGCCTTCACTTTCAGCGCCGGTTCGACGCGGCCGCCTTCGTCGATGGCCTGCAGTCCGAACGGATCACCATCGCGCCTCTGGTTCCGACGATGTGGCGCATGGTGCTCGGTGCCCTGAGCGACAGCGACGACCTGTCCGCCGTGCGGCTGGCCTTCATGTCGGGAGAACCGCCCGAGGGGGCGCTGGTCGAACAGATCCAGGCGCGCGTCGCCGCGCGGGTGACCACCGCCTATCTGTCGACCGAGGGCGCCTGCGCCTGCGGCGTCCTGGTTCACGAGGACGCCTTCGCCGCCGACGACGCGCCGGCCGGCCGCGTCGCCAGCGCGGCAAAGGTCCGCATCGCCGATCCGGAAGACCCTGCGAAAGGGGACCTGGGGCCGGGAGAGGTCGGCGAGATCCTGCTGTCGGGGCCCTCGCTCGCGACAGGCTACTGGAAGGACCCGACTCTGAGTGCGGAGCGCTTTCGCGACGGCTGGTGGCGCTCCGGAGACACCGGCTACCGGAACGAGGCCGGCAGCCTCCGCGTCGTCGGCCGGACCGACCACCTGATCAACAGCGGCGGCATCAAGGTCCAGGCCGAGGAGATAGAGGCCGCCCTGATGCGCCATCCCGCCATCCGCCAGGCGGCGGTCGCGGGAATACCGGATCCGCTGTGGGGGTCGCGCATCGAGGCCTGGGTGGTCCTGGACGACGCGAACGTCTGTCCCGGCGACATTCTCGGCTGGTGCCGGGAAAACGAGGTTCTGCACGCCGCCAAGTTGCCGAAGGACATCCATCCGGTCGACAGCCTTCCGACCGGGCCGACCGGCAAGCTCTACCGGCGGGCCCTGGTGGGAGGCCCGACATGA
- a CDS encoding MarR family winged helix-turn-helix transcriptional regulator, with the protein MTDLDTATTPRKSKKARPGNRTADGKEHLRLWVRLLACAHSAEQRVKGRIKERFGINQTAFNLMSQLDRFPDGIRMGELSRRTVVTGSNVTAVIDDLEKRGFVVRSPAPDDRRAIVISLTDEGREAFAEMAPILASWIEEIFAEFSVESQADLVSRLDELKEAMHATLSTSL; encoded by the coding sequence ATGACCGATCTCGACACCGCCACGACGCCACGGAAATCGAAGAAGGCTCGGCCCGGAAACCGGACGGCCGACGGCAAGGAGCATCTGCGGCTGTGGGTGCGCTTGCTGGCCTGCGCGCACAGCGCCGAGCAGCGCGTGAAGGGACGGATCAAGGAGCGGTTCGGGATCAACCAGACCGCCTTCAACCTGATGTCCCAGCTCGACCGGTTTCCCGACGGCATCCGCATGGGCGAACTGTCTCGCCGTACGGTCGTGACCGGATCGAACGTGACCGCGGTGATCGACGATCTCGAGAAGCGCGGATTCGTCGTGCGCTCCCCCGCGCCCGACGATCGCCGGGCAATCGTTATCAGCCTGACCGACGAGGGCCGCGAGGCCTTCGCCGAAATGGCGCCGATCCTGGCCAGCTGGATCGAGGAGATTTTCGCCGAGTTCTCGGTGGAATCCCAGGCGGATCTCGTTTCGCGCCTGGACGAGCTGAAGGAGGCGATGCACGCCACGCTCAGCACAAGCCTGTAG
- a CDS encoding branched-chain amino acid ABC transporter permease — MNSNIALLLAQDGLTNGLVYALMALSILLVFVVTRVLWVPAGDFLMLGALSLALFQQGVVPGTVWLTGCLGLLCALVEGWRAWRRGNARGLPATLLLSLGIPLVAGALSLWLAPMKPPLPVQIALVIGLVAPIGYIVYRVVFQPLADRPTLTLMFVAVAVHYALTGLGLIFFGSEGFRTPPFIPGRIDIGVTRVSWQLMLVFAASAVLMLALWHFFGRSLWGKALRATAVNRFGARLVGIRTNSTGALAFTLAAAIGAFSGVLIGPVTTLYYDSGFLVSLKGFVGAVIGGLASFPLAVLGAVLVGLVESFAAFYASPFKEAIVFGLLIPFLLWRSATQPRRHEDEEH; from the coding sequence ATGAACTCGAACATTGCCCTGCTGCTTGCGCAGGACGGACTGACGAACGGGCTCGTCTATGCCCTGATGGCCTTGTCCATCCTCTTGGTCTTCGTCGTCACCCGCGTCCTCTGGGTCCCCGCCGGCGACTTCCTCATGCTCGGCGCGCTGTCGCTCGCGCTGTTCCAGCAGGGCGTGGTTCCCGGCACGGTGTGGCTTACCGGCTGTCTCGGCCTCCTTTGCGCGCTGGTGGAAGGCTGGCGCGCGTGGCGGCGCGGCAATGCCAGGGGACTGCCGGCGACGCTGCTGCTGTCTCTTGGAATTCCATTGGTTGCCGGGGCGCTGTCGCTCTGGCTGGCGCCGATGAAGCCGCCGCTTCCCGTCCAGATCGCGCTCGTGATCGGACTGGTCGCGCCGATCGGCTACATCGTCTACCGCGTGGTATTTCAGCCCCTGGCCGACCGGCCGACGCTTACCTTGATGTTCGTGGCCGTCGCGGTGCATTACGCGCTCACCGGGCTCGGCCTGATCTTCTTCGGGTCGGAAGGCTTTCGCACGCCGCCATTCATTCCCGGGCGCATCGACATCGGCGTGACGCGGGTCTCCTGGCAGCTCATGCTGGTCTTCGCCGCCTCGGCCGTTCTGATGCTCGCGCTCTGGCACTTCTTCGGCCGCTCGCTGTGGGGCAAGGCCCTGCGCGCAACCGCCGTGAACCGCTTCGGCGCCCGGCTCGTCGGCATCCGCACCAATTCCACCGGGGCGCTGGCCTTCACGCTTGCCGCGGCCATCGGCGCGTTCTCGGGCGTTCTGATCGGTCCGGTCACGACGCTCTACTACGACTCGGGGTTCCTCGTTTCGCTGAAGGGCTTCGTCGGCGCGGTGATCGGCGGCCTCGCGAGTTTTCCGCTGGCCGTTCTCGGCGCGGTGCTCGTCGGCCTGGTGGAGAGCTTTGCCGCCTTCTATGCATCGCCGTTCAAGGAAGCGATCGTCTTCGGCCTGCTCATCCCCTTCCTGCTTTGGCGATCGGCCACGCAGCCGCGCCGTCATGAGGACGAAGAGCATTGA
- a CDS encoding enoyl-CoA hydratase/isomerase family protein — translation MPVKYERRGHVAIFTLENDKVNQLTPAMHKEFHDHMRVFVADRDVRVGILTGAGDRAFCGGDDIKRDWGYGSPEKNTDAHFWPSTDENAELRPGWERELKTIERYKPIIGAVNGAAMGMGLIYLLSHTDIRIAVPGAKLGFPEIAYGMGGAGGTTQLGRHLPPAVALWMLLTGEPLTSEDALKHDLINEIVPRDKLMERAMEVAEKIASHPPLAVRVEMEVFKRAQDLPREQAIAFSSHLYRLQRAAYLSQPGVTATPLAGGSALSE, via the coding sequence ATGCCCGTTAAGTACGAACGCCGGGGACACGTGGCGATCTTCACGCTGGAGAACGACAAGGTGAACCAGCTCACGCCGGCCATGCACAAGGAGTTCCACGACCACATGCGCGTTTTCGTGGCCGATCGCGACGTCCGGGTCGGCATCCTCACCGGCGCCGGCGACCGGGCGTTCTGCGGCGGCGACGACATCAAGCGCGACTGGGGTTACGGCTCCCCTGAGAAGAACACCGACGCGCACTTCTGGCCCTCCACGGACGAGAATGCGGAGCTCCGTCCGGGTTGGGAACGCGAACTCAAGACGATCGAGCGCTACAAGCCGATCATCGGCGCGGTCAATGGCGCGGCGATGGGCATGGGCCTGATCTATCTCCTAAGCCACACCGACATCCGCATCGCCGTTCCCGGCGCCAAGCTGGGGTTCCCGGAGATCGCCTATGGCATGGGCGGCGCCGGCGGCACGACTCAACTCGGCCGACATCTGCCGCCGGCGGTCGCCTTGTGGATGCTGCTGACCGGCGAGCCGCTGACGTCCGAGGACGCGCTGAAGCACGATCTCATCAACGAGATCGTCCCGCGCGACAAGCTGATGGAACGGGCTATGGAAGTGGCCGAGAAGATCGCGTCCCATCCCCCCCTGGCGGTGCGTGTCGAGATGGAGGTCTTCAAGCGCGCGCAGGATCTGCCGCGGGAGCAGGCAATCGCCTTTTCGAGCCATCTCTATCGCCTGCAGCGGGCCGCCTATCTGAGCCAGCCCGGCGTCACGGCGACGCCGCTCGCCGGCGGCAGCGCGCTGAGCGAGTAG
- a CDS encoding acyl-CoA dehydrogenase family protein codes for MSLEVTRTVFLEEHEAFRRSVRGFLEREVLPHYAQWEEDGRTPREAWLQAGEIGLLGTSIPLDYGGVGGDFRFDAVVLEELGRLTLGAPAWDMHGYIVAPFLTHFGTEDQKQHWLPRMASGETIGAIGLTEPHTGSDLGGLRTTAKRVDGGYRINGSKIFITNGIISDLVLLAAKTDPERGPKGISLFLVDTSLPGFRRGRKLKKVGNHAQDTAELFFDDMIVPEDALLGGVENEGWRQLMHGLAQERMVVAVRSMAMAEAAFEQTLDYVRGRSAWGKPVVSFQNTRFKLAELETEIAVGRPFVDQCIALLAEDRLSERMAAKAKLWTTRLADRVIDDCVQLHGGYGYMREYPIARAWTDARVHRIWAGTDEVMKHIISRTY; via the coding sequence ATGAGCCTCGAAGTGACGCGAACGGTTTTTCTCGAAGAACACGAGGCCTTCAGGAGGTCCGTTCGCGGTTTCCTTGAGCGCGAGGTTCTGCCGCACTACGCGCAGTGGGAAGAGGACGGGCGGACGCCCCGGGAAGCCTGGCTCCAGGCCGGCGAGATCGGCCTCCTGGGTACAAGCATCCCGCTGGACTATGGCGGGGTCGGCGGCGATTTCCGGTTCGACGCCGTCGTCCTGGAGGAGCTGGGACGCCTGACCCTCGGCGCGCCGGCCTGGGACATGCACGGCTACATCGTCGCGCCGTTCCTGACGCATTTCGGAACCGAGGATCAGAAGCAGCACTGGCTCCCCCGGATGGCGTCGGGCGAGACGATCGGCGCGATCGGCCTGACCGAGCCCCACACCGGTAGCGACCTCGGCGGTCTGCGGACAACCGCCAAGCGGGTGGACGGCGGCTACCGCATCAACGGCAGCAAGATCTTCATCACCAACGGCATCATTTCGGATCTGGTCCTGCTGGCCGCGAAGACGGATCCCGAGCGCGGCCCGAAGGGGATCTCGCTGTTCCTGGTCGATACCTCGCTGCCCGGCTTCCGGCGCGGCCGCAAACTTAAGAAGGTCGGCAACCACGCGCAGGACACTGCAGAACTGTTCTTCGACGACATGATCGTCCCCGAGGACGCCTTGCTCGGCGGCGTGGAGAACGAAGGCTGGCGGCAGCTCATGCACGGGCTGGCGCAGGAGCGGATGGTGGTCGCCGTCCGTTCGATGGCGATGGCCGAGGCCGCGTTCGAACAGACACTCGACTACGTGCGCGGGCGATCGGCGTGGGGCAAACCCGTCGTCTCGTTCCAGAACACGCGCTTCAAGCTGGCCGAACTCGAGACGGAGATCGCCGTCGGCCGCCCCTTCGTCGACCAGTGCATCGCGCTCCTGGCCGAAGACCGGCTGAGCGAACGAATGGCGGCGAAGGCCAAATTGTGGACGACCAGGCTCGCCGACCGGGTGATCGACGATTGCGTCCAGCTGCATGGCGGTTATGGCTACATGCGGGAATACCCGATCGCGAGGGCCTGGACGGATGCGCGCGTCCACCGCATCTGGGCGGGGACGGACGAAGTGATGAAACACATCATCTCCCGGACCTACTGA
- a CDS encoding class I adenylate-forming enzyme family protein: MSSDPGVAEMDRLRPQLEATAMPESLGAFVRECAATRGDKILGNWFDEGETLTYRQLDEYADRLASSLVRLGVRKGTHVAVMLPNVPAFPITWVAIGRIGAVMIPVNAAYTADELHFVLSDSDAQFLVIDAGLIGSYEAMENRPPLLDDTRVIVHGDRNEGRAHWRALLDEGALPFEPPSAVSRTDLLNIQYTSGTTGFPKGCMLTHDYWVIIGQYAATFRDQWGGVKNSLIWAPFFYMDPMWQFLMIMRLGGTAHVARRISLTRFYDWLKDYEINYCIFPEPALKARPASSADKELHLTYVSIYGWSREARCEVQERFDVVAREGYGMTEIGGATLVPAAAEAKALERTCGLPAPFRHLRIVDEAGNDVPTGQTGELWVSGRSILWGYYKRPEANADSFRGEWFRTGDVFRRDEDGYYYIVGRIKDMIKRSGENIAAQEVEAVLRLLPEVEEAAVVPVPDPMRSEEVKAYLLLKAGTDRDACPPETVIEHCKAHLAAFKIPRFIAYVDDFPRTPSRKIQKRVLIEEAEDLRAGSYDRQEARWL; the protein is encoded by the coding sequence ATGAGTAGTGATCCAGGGGTTGCCGAGATGGACCGGCTCCGGCCCCAGCTCGAGGCAACGGCAATGCCGGAGTCCCTAGGCGCGTTCGTTCGCGAATGCGCCGCCACGCGCGGCGATAAGATACTTGGCAACTGGTTCGACGAAGGCGAGACGCTGACCTATCGCCAGCTCGACGAATACGCGGACCGCCTCGCCTCGAGCCTCGTCCGGCTCGGGGTGCGCAAGGGCACGCACGTCGCGGTGATGCTGCCGAACGTGCCGGCCTTCCCGATAACCTGGGTGGCGATCGGCCGGATCGGTGCCGTGATGATCCCGGTCAACGCCGCCTATACGGCGGACGAGCTCCATTTCGTCCTCAGCGATTCCGATGCGCAGTTCCTCGTCATCGACGCCGGCCTGATCGGCTCCTACGAGGCCATGGAGAACCGTCCGCCGCTGCTGGACGACACCCGCGTCATCGTGCACGGCGACAGGAACGAGGGCCGGGCTCACTGGCGCGCCCTGCTCGACGAGGGCGCCCTGCCCTTCGAGCCGCCGAGCGCGGTGTCCCGCACCGACCTCCTGAACATCCAGTACACGTCCGGCACGACGGGTTTCCCGAAAGGCTGCATGCTCACGCACGACTACTGGGTGATCATCGGCCAGTACGCGGCGACGTTCCGCGACCAGTGGGGCGGCGTGAAGAACTCGCTGATCTGGGCACCGTTCTTCTACATGGACCCGATGTGGCAGTTCCTGATGATCATGCGCCTCGGCGGCACCGCGCATGTCGCCCGCCGCATCAGCCTGACCCGGTTCTACGACTGGCTGAAGGACTATGAGATCAACTACTGCATCTTTCCCGAACCCGCCCTCAAGGCGCGGCCCGCCTCGTCCGCCGACAAGGAACTGCATCTGACATACGTGTCGATCTACGGCTGGAGCCGCGAGGCCCGCTGCGAAGTCCAGGAGCGCTTCGACGTCGTCGCCCGCGAGGGCTATGGAATGACCGAGATCGGCGGCGCGACCCTGGTGCCGGCGGCCGCCGAGGCCAAGGCGCTCGAACGGACGTGCGGCCTGCCTGCCCCCTTCCGCCACCTCCGCATCGTCGACGAGGCCGGCAACGACGTGCCGACAGGCCAGACCGGCGAACTCTGGGTTTCGGGCCGGTCGATCCTGTGGGGCTACTACAAGCGGCCGGAGGCCAACGCCGACTCCTTCCGGGGAGAATGGTTCCGGACCGGCGACGTCTTCCGCCGCGACGAGGACGGCTACTACTACATCGTCGGCCGCATCAAGGACATGATCAAGCGCTCGGGCGAGAACATCGCCGCGCAGGAGGTCGAGGCGGTGCTGCGCCTTCTGCCCGAGGTGGAGGAGGCCGCCGTCGTTCCCGTTCCCGACCCGATGCGGAGCGAGGAGGTCAAGGCCTATCTCCTCCTCAAGGCCGGCACCGACCGCGATGCCTGTCCGCCCGAGACCGTGATCGAGCACTGCAAGGCCCATCTCGCCGCCTTCAAGATCCCGCGCTTCATCGCATACGTCGACGACTTCCCGAGGACGCCGAGCCGCAAGATCCAGAAGCGCGTCCTGATCGAGGAAGCCGAGGACCTGCGGGCCGGATCCTACGACCGGCAGGAAGCAAGGTGGCTCTAG
- a CDS encoding ABC transporter permease — translation MIRRNWLFLPAFALLVGFFLLPSLDIVRSSLFDPNFTTEHFDRVIDRSIYTTIFWRTLQVSLVIALLAALVGYPVAYFISTRPRRTQFLLIFLIFVPLWMSILIRSYAWMVVLGRDGIINGALIGLGLTEEPVRMLFTTGAVYVAMLQILLPVQIVTCYGAMTEIDMDLIRAARVLGATPWQALRRVFIPLSLDGTLTGAIIVFMLSMGFFITPALIGSRQDLMLANLIETQVEQLNWGFASALGVLLLAGTIVTVALIRWIGGRLVRRIA, via the coding sequence ATGATCCGTAGAAACTGGCTGTTCCTGCCCGCCTTCGCGCTGCTGGTCGGGTTCTTCCTGCTGCCGAGCCTCGACATCGTCCGCTCGAGCCTCTTCGACCCGAATTTCACGACCGAGCACTTCGATCGCGTCATCGACCGTTCGATCTACACCACGATCTTCTGGCGGACGTTGCAGGTCTCGCTGGTCATCGCCCTCCTCGCAGCGCTGGTCGGCTATCCGGTGGCCTACTTCATAAGCACCCGCCCCCGCCGCACCCAGTTCCTGCTTATTTTCCTGATCTTCGTGCCGCTCTGGATGAGCATCCTGATCCGGTCCTATGCCTGGATGGTGGTGCTCGGCCGCGACGGGATCATCAACGGCGCGCTGATCGGTCTCGGCCTGACCGAGGAGCCCGTGCGGATGCTGTTCACCACGGGCGCCGTCTACGTGGCGATGCTGCAGATCCTCCTGCCGGTCCAGATCGTGACCTGCTACGGCGCGATGACCGAGATCGACATGGACCTGATCCGCGCCGCCCGGGTTCTCGGTGCCACGCCCTGGCAGGCGCTTCGCCGTGTCTTCATCCCGCTCAGTCTCGACGGCACGCTGACCGGCGCCATCATCGTTTTCATGCTGTCGATGGGGTTCTTCATCACGCCCGCCCTGATCGGCAGCCGCCAGGACCTTATGCTCGCCAACCTGATCGAGACGCAGGTCGAGCAACTTAACTGGGGCTTCGCCTCGGCCCTCGGCGTCCTGCTCCTGGCCGGCACGATCGTCACTGTCGCCCTGATCCGCTGGATCGGCGGTCGGCTCGTGCGCCGCATCGCGTGA